CAAACCCATAGAAAACCCTGAAAAAACGCACAACAAACGCAGTCATTCTGTGCCTTTGCTGTGCGTTTTCTGTGCCTTTGCCGTGCCTTTGCTGTGCCTTTGCCCCGGACATGGTACGGACAAGCCTCCTATCAACTCAAATAATGGAGAAAACAACGGAAAATATACTGGTTGGTCTTTATCCTGAATGGACAATAGTTTCATGGTATAATTTAGCCGATAGGCACGATGATTGGAGTACAATTGACAAGCAAAATAATTCGTATGGAATCACCTACAAAGAACAACTGGCGCTTTAGGTTGCATGAAGTTATCTATGAATCTAATACATCGGCAGGCAAGGCATTTGATGTAGGTTTACTCTTTGCAATTTTCACTAGTATCATCATCGTCATGTTAGATAGTGTAGAAAGGTTACACGATCGCTATGGAAGTTTATTTAGCCTGATCGAATGGATCTTCTCTTTCCTCTTTACCATTGAATACATACTCAGGCTCATTAGCATAAAGAAGCCATTTAAGTACGTATTTAGCCTGCTGGGCATTATTGACCTCATCGCATTGATCCCATCTTATCTAAGCATTTTCTTCGTTGGCGCGCAATCGCTCCTTGTTTTCCGTGCGCTAAGGTTATTGAGGGTGTTCCGGATATTTAAACTAGGTCACTTTTTATCCGAAATCAATTTTCTAACCGAGGCCCTTAAGGGCAGCGTGAGGAAAATCAGTATATTTTTAATGACGGTACTTATGCTTGCTGTTATTCTGGGCTCCATCATGTACCTGGTAGAACAGCGGGAAAACGGCTTCGCTAACATTCCAGAAAGTATCTATTGGGCTATCGTCACCATCACCACCGTTGGTTATGGCGATATTTCACCGGTAACGCCTATGGGTAAAATGCTGGCTTCTATTGTCATGTTGATTGGTTATTCTATTATTGCTGTGCCCACAGGGATTATTACACACGATTTAGCATTGGCAGCAAGACAAAAGAAAGAGCTACCAGAGTCTTGCCCTACCTGCAGTCGCGAAGGACATGATGCCGATGCACTATTCTGCAAATTCTGTGGCTCCTCTTTATTTGTTTAACTAATAAAGCTTAAAGTTAAGCTATTGTAAATTATGCCGTTCTACATAAATCAGGCACAGTAATTGCATTCTGCTTAATCTACCATGAAAACAAGATTATTTACTGAAAAACTGCCTGAAGTACTGGACTATGCACTAGCCATCGTGATTAGTTCTGTACCCGGATTTGCCGAAGCCGACAGCAATACCAAACAACTTTATCAATCCATTACTAAAGAACTGCTGGCGCAGGAATTAAAGTCAAAAAGAGAATTTGCACGTCGCAACCTCCGCTTGCTTTCCAGAAAACCAAACCGCAGCCGCCTCAAATCCAGCGTATAGTTATACAAAACCAATCTACCTTAAGTATTTTCAATATCTTCAAGAGAAGAATGACTAGTGCCTACCGATTTTTTGATCACCGTTAATTCGCCATTCAGTTCCATCACTACCGCTTCTACCTGGTCCACATCCAACATCCTAAACTTGCGGATTTCGGCATAGATCTCCTCGCGGGTCAAAACTTCCTTTTTCATCGCATCCTCCAGAAATTCTCCCCTATAAAACACCATCGTAGGCGAAGAATTGATTACTTTTTC
The Pedobacter sp. MC2016-14 DNA segment above includes these coding regions:
- a CDS encoding ion transporter — encoded protein: MESPTKNNWRFRLHEVIYESNTSAGKAFDVGLLFAIFTSIIIVMLDSVERLHDRYGSLFSLIEWIFSFLFTIEYILRLISIKKPFKYVFSLLGIIDLIALIPSYLSIFFVGAQSLLVFRALRLLRVFRIFKLGHFLSEINFLTEALKGSVRKISIFLMTVLMLAVILGSIMYLVEQRENGFANIPESIYWAIVTITTVGYGDISPVTPMGKMLASIVMLIGYSIIAVPTGIITHDLALAARQKKELPESCPTCSREGHDADALFCKFCGSSLFV